The stretch of DNA GGAAGATCGTTCCCAGCCGCATTACGGGGACCAGTGCGAAGTATCAGCGCCAGTTGGCCACGGCCATCAAGCGGGCGCGGTTTTTGGCGCTGCTCCCGTTCTGCGATGCGCACGAGCAATAAGCGTCCTTAGGCCGTTGTCGCTGAAAGGCTGAGGGTTCGTGAAGGGGCTTGCGGCTTTCGTCATGAAGGGCCGGTGGCAGGCGGTGTTTGTCATCGCCGGCTTTGCCTGCCTTTCGTTCATGATACCGCTGGTCGGTCTGCTGAGTTCCGCCGCCTTCGGGCTCGTAGTGCTGCGGCAAGGCCCGCAGTCGGCGTTGACGGTTTTGGTTCCGGCGGCGATGGCCGTTGCCGCCTTCGGGGGAGTGGTGCTGGGCAGCGTGGCGGCGCCCTTGATCTATGCGCTGTTGCTCTGGCTTCCCACTGCCCTTGCGGCATGGGTGCTGCGGCTGTCCCGCCGCCTCGAGTGGGCGCTGGCCGCCGTCGTCATTCCCGCCCTGGTGGCCGTTTTGGCGGTTTATGGCCTGGTCAGCAATCCGGCGGAATTCTGGAGCGAAAAGCTCATGCCGATGGTCCAGCCGCTGCTGGATCAGGCGCCGGCCGATTTCGACGCGGACGCCGCCCGTTCGGGACTGCGTGTGGCCGCGCATTATGCGACGGGCTTCGTGAGCGCGGGCTCCGCGCTCAGCGTATTCATGACCCTGGTGTTGGCCCGATGGTGGCAGTCCTTGCTGTACAACCCCGGCGGATTCCGCGCCGAGTATCTCGAACTGCGGCCCAGCCCGGCGTTCGCGTATGTCGCTCTGGCCTGCATGGGCGGCGCGGCGTTGTTTGCGTCATCGGCGGTGGCGGAATTGATGTGGAATCTCGGGCTGGTGTTTTTCATGTTGTACCTCATGGTGGGAATCGCGGTGATCCATGCGCTGCTGTCCCGCCGCGCAGGCGGAAAGTTCTGGCTGGCGGGGGTTTATCTGCTGCTGTTCGTGATTCCCCAGGTCGCCATCCCCGTGGTGCTCATGGGGTTTACCGACGTCTGGATGGACTGGCGTCACCGGCGGATTGCGGGCGCCTGAAGCGCACGGGCCGGCAATAATTCATTTCTTAAAATCAGTTTTTTCGAGGTCTGGAAGATGGATGTGATTCTTCTTGAGAAGGTGCCGAATCTCGGCAGCCTGGGTGACAAGGTTTCGGTGCGGCCGGGATATGGCCGCAATTTCTTGATTCCGAAAGGCAAGGCGGTTGCCGCGACGGCGGCGAAGCTGGCCGAGTTCGAGCAGCGCCGGGCGGAACTGGAGAAAAAGGCGTCCGACGAGCTTGCTGCTGCACTGGCCCGCGCCGAGGCGATCTCGCAGCTGAGCGTTTCCATCGCCCAGAAAGCCGGCGAGGAAGGCAAGCTGTACGGCTCGGTCGGCACCAAAGACATCGCCGAAGCGGTCACTGCGGCCGGCGTGGCGGTCGAGCGGCACGAGGTGCGGCTGCCCCACGGCCCGATCCGCCTCGCCGGAGATTACGAAATCACGCTGCACCTGCATAGCGACGTGAACGCGACGCTGAACCTGAAGGTCGTCGCGGAGTAATCAGACCAAGCGCCGGGGGCGGAGCGTGAGGTCCGTTTATACGAGCCTGTTTTACGCGTCCCTCCCCTTGGTGCTGGCGCGCCTGTTCTGGCGCAGCCGGGCGAATCCGGGCTATCGGGAGCGGGTAGCCGAGCGGTTTGCGTTCTATCCCGGCCCCCGGAGGCCGGTGGACGTATGGATTCATGCGGTTTCCGTGGGCGAAGCGGAAGCCGCATTTTCATTGATTGCCACCATCCGGCGGCACCTGCCGGCTTCCATCCTCGTCACCACGACCACGCCGACCGGTTCCGCGCGACTGCGCAAAGTGCTCGGCGATGCGGTCGAGCATGTTTATCTCCCCTACGACCTGCCGGATGGCGTCGGCCGTTTTCTGGACCATTTTTCGCCCCGTCTGGCCGTCATCATGGAAACGGAAATCTGGCCCAACCTGTTCGCGGCTTGCCGCGGGCGAGGCGTTCCGCTCGTGATCGCCAACGCCCGCTTGTCGGAGCGGTCGGCCCGGCGATATGGTCATATCCGCGGCACCCTGAAGAATCTTCTGGCCGGCGTCGACATCGCGGCCCAGACGGAGGACGACGCCCGCCGTTTCCTTGCAGTCGGCGCGGATTCTTCGGCCGTCACCGTGACCGGCAATCTGAAATTCGATACGGAACTGGATGCCTCGACTCGCGAGGCTGGAGAAGCCCTCAAGAAGCGCGTGTTCCAGGAGCGGCTGGTGTGGCTGGCGGCGAGCACGCATCCGGGTGAAGAAAGGGCGGTGCTGGAGGCCTTCGCGAGCGTCAGATGCCGGCATCCGCATTTGAAGCTGGTGATCGCGCCGCGCCATCCCGAGCGTTTCGAAGAGGTCGCGCGGCTGGTGGCTACGAGCGGGTACCGGATCGCCCGGCAAACCCAAGCCGGCGAGGTCATGCCTGGGAATTTCGATGTTTTCCTGCTCGATACGCTAGGAGACCTCATGCGTTTCTACGTTGCGAGCGACATCGCTTTCGTCGGCGGGAGCCTGGTTGACATCGGTGGTCACAACGTCGTGGAGCCCGCATTGGCGGAAACGGCCATTGTGTTCGGTCAACATACCCGGAATTTCAAACAGATATGCGATGATCTGGCGGGCGGCGAGGCCGCTCTTCGAGTCCACGACGCCGAGGCTTTGGCCGCCGCGGTCGATCGGCTGGCGGCGGACGCCGGCTTACGCGCCGAGCTGAGGCGGCGGGCTCTGGCCTTCGTCGAACGCAATCGGGGTGCATCGGAGCGGCATTGGCGGCTTCTTGCGCCTCATCTTCGGGAGCTTTCCACATCTCATTGATTTTTGCGAGGGCGCGCAATGACGAACGTCACGATCAAACCAGTCATTCTTTCCGGCGGTGTGGGTTCCAGGTTGTGGCCCCATTCCCGTGAGGCCTATCCAAAACAGTTCCTACCCTTGTTGGGCGAGCGGACTTTGTTCCAGGAAACCGCCGATCGCATCGGCGGCATCGCCGAAGCGCGCTTCGACATCCGCTCGCCCTTGGTGGTATGCAACGAACAGCATCGCTTCCTGGTGGCCGAACAGCTCAGGCAGATGGGCTACGAGGAGGCCGACATTCTGCTCGAACCGTGCGGCCGCAATACGGCCCCGGCATTGACGATCGCGGGGCTTCATGTTCGCGAGCGCCATGGGGAAGAATGCATTCTGGCAGTGATGCCGGCGGACCACCATATCGCCGACGTCGAAGGATTTCGCGCGGGCCTGGCGCGCGCGCTAGGCGTTGCCGGACGCGGGCTGATCGGGACATTCGGCATCGTACCCGACAGGGCGGAGACGGGTTACGGCTACATCCGCAAGGGCAGGGCGCTGGATGACGACGGCATCTTTGAGCTGGAGGCCTTCGTGGAAAAGCCGGATGCCGAAACGGCCTCGCGTTACCTGGACTCGGGCGATTATCTCTGGAACAGCGGACTGTTCGTCCTGCGGGCAGGTGTCTGGCTGGAACGGATAGGGCTGCATCGGCCCGACATTCTGGAGCACTGTTCAGCGGCCTACGAGAAGTCCTGCCGGGACGGCAACTTCCTCCGTGTGGACCGGAGCGATTTCCTCCGCTGCCCGGCGGATTCCATCGACTATGCCGTGATGGAAAAGCTGAATGGCTCGGGACAGGCGGTCGTCATCCCGATCGACGTGGGCTGGTGCGACCTGGGCTCATGGGCCTCGCTGTCCGAGGTCAAGCCGCGGGACGATAACGGCAATGTGGTGGAGGGCGACGTTTATGCGCGCGACACGCGGAATTCCCTGCTGTATGCCGACAGCCGGTTCCTCGCGGCCATCGGCGTGGACGACCTGCTGGTGGTGGACACCGCGGACGCGGTGCTGGTCGCCCATAAATCGAAGGCGCAGGACATCAAGCAGATCGCTGAACATCTGAAATCGGCCAACCGCCCGGAACACAAAATTCATCGTCGAGTGCACCGGCCCTGGGGGACCTACGAGTCGATCGACACGGGTCAGCGTTACCAGGTCAAGCGGATCACCGTGACGCCGGGATCGGCCCTGTCGCTGCAGATGCACCACCACCGGGCCGAACACTGGATCGTGGTGCGGGGTACGGCGCGTGTCGTCCGGGGCGAGGAATCATTCCTGCTGACCGAGAACCAGTCCACCTATATCCCGATCGGGGTTCACCATCGCCTGGAAAATCCAGGAACCATTCCATTGGAAATCATCGAGGTGCAATCAGGCAGCTATCTCGGCGAGGACGACATCGTCCGCTTCCAGGACCAATACCACCGTACCGAAGAACGCTAGGAATATTCCCAAATGGCATTACACGTCGGCATCGTCGGCCTGCCCAACGTCGGCAAGTCCACGCTTTTCAACGCGCTCACCAAGGCCGCCATTGCGGCCGAGAACTATCCGTTCTGCACCATCGATCCCAATGTGGGCGTGGTGCCCGTCCCCGATCCGCGGCTTGAAGTGCTGGCGGGGATCGTCAAGCCAGAGCGGGTGCTGCCCACCACCATCGAGTTCGTCGACATCGCGGGTCTGGTGGCCGGCGCATCCAAAGGTGAGGGTTTGGGCAACCAGTTTCTCGCCCACATCCGCGAGACCGACGCGATCGCGCATGTCGTCCGCTGCTTCGAGAACGACGATGTGGTGCACGTCGCCGGCAAGGTCGATCCGCTGTCCGACATCGAAGTGATCGGGATGGAACTCATCCTCGCCGACATGGCGACGGTGGAGAAGGGCCTGCAGCGGGCCCAGAAGGCCGCCAAGTCCGGGAACAAGGACGAGATCGAGCGCGTTCGCGTCCTGGATCTCGTGATCAAGGGGCTGAACGCCGGGACTCCGGTGCGCGCGATGCCTTTGCCCCCGGAGGACGTGGCCTTGCTGCGGGACCTGCACCTCCTCACCGCCAAGCCGACGATGTATATCGCCAACGTTCAGGAAGGCGGCTTTGAGAACAATCCGTTGCTGGATCAGGTCGAAGCCTTCGCCCGGGATGAGGGCGCGGTGGTCGTGCCGGTATGCGCCGCCTTCGAAGCCGAGCTGTCTCAGCTCGAAGAGGAGGACAAAGCGGATTTTCTGGCGGAGATCGGTTTCGATGAACCGGGACTCAACCGGGTGGTGCGGGCCGCCTACCGCTTGCTGAACCTGTTCACTTTTTTTACCGCGGGCGTCAAGGAAGTGCGGGCGTGGACGATTCCCGCGGGAGCCACCGCTCCCCAGGCGGCCGGAGTCATTCATACGGACTTCGAAAAAGGCTTCATCCGTGCCGAAGTGATCGCCTACGAAGACTTCGTCGCCTGCAACGGCGAGCAGGGGGCCAAGGATGCCGGCAAATGGCGCCTGGAAGGCAAGGACTATGTCATGCGCGACGGCGACGTCGTGCATTTCCGCTTCAATGTTTAGGCGCCCCCCGGAGGGGGCGATCCGAGCGGAGGGGCGCTGGCGCTTTGTGGCGGAAGACGCCAGGAGTCACAAAGGGTAGACGGAGGGGCTCGTCTACAATCGCAGGAACTGCGATTTTGAAGGGGCTCGATGACCTGCGATCCGGCCTAGGGCCGCCGCCCGGCATTGATCGAGGACGAATGGGTGTGACGAGCGGGGCAGGAGCGAGGCGAAAAATTTTTAAAGTTTGATCCAGATCAACTATTGTTTTTCATTATTTTGTGGGGGTAAACTTGCCATCAATGAAGCGGAGCACCGAGATGGGTCCCGTCCCATCCCGCTTCAGAGTGCAACCATCAACTATATGATGGGGAGGCGGGTAGCCGTTGGGCTCGAAGCGTAATCCCTGCAACATCGGCAACGATAGGAGGATATAAAGTGGAAAACCAAGAAAAAGATAACTTCTGGTTGTGGATCGGCGCACTGATCGTAGGGACCATCGTCCTGGTCGTCTTGTTTAAGGCGAGAGAAAATGAAGTGAGCGGTTGGCAGAGCGGTGCCGCTCAAGAGGCGGCCAAGGAAGTCGACGCTCAAATTTCGAAGCAAAAAAGCAAGTAGGACTTTCGCCATTCCTCGAATGGGATTGTTTTGACAATACGGATCGTTCATTCCCGGTATCGAGACCGGGTGAGCGAGGACAGGAAAGTCTATTAGGAGCAAATGCTCGCTGTTTTTTGGGTGCGTAGAAAGGATGAGTTCTTGACTTAAAGCACGGGAGCTCTATCTTTTCTGCGCATCAAATCCCACCTGATAGGAGCGTTCTTCCTTGGGAATGCCTCCGGTCTTTCTGCGGTTTCACCGCCCTTTGATTCAACGCCCCGGCTACGGCAACCGAGGCGTCCTATGCCTGTGGCGCTTCCTCGTCAAGCGCAAGAAAAGCAGTTTCGATTGAGCAGCCGCCACCGATCAATTCGGGAATCGAGGACCAGCACGGTGTCGCGGGAATCAGCCGCTGTCGGCGCTTGATCGCTCGAACCGCATAAGCCGTCGCTAAACGGGCACGGGAACGGTTCAGGAGAGAGCCGCTGTTCGGGAGGCAGCATTCCGGGGTCAGGCTGAAGCCGGCGACCAGGGAGGTTTCCAGATGGAGGCTTCGCAGCCAGGCAATCAGGCGAGACGGCGTGATCAGGCTGATCTCCGTTTTTTTAAGAAGCAGGGGGATGCAGCGTGGCAGGTTCTTTGGGTTCCAAGGGTTGAGTGCGATGACGTGAAGTTCTCCCTGAGGCTTGAGAATGCGCTCACACTCTTTCAGTATCCAATAGGGATCACCGGAAAACTCGAGTACGTGCACGATGTAGATGACGTCGATGCTCTGGGCGCCGAACGGGATTTCATTCGGGGCGGCAATGACCGGCGCGGGCGCACGGTGGGCCGTCTTCGGCCCGGTGGTGACGAGGCACGAGATGCCGGCCGGGCAGCCTTCAAGGGGCGGCATGTCGCCTGGGCACCCAACTTGTAATGTAATCTGATTGTAAGTAAGCTTTAGCCCACTCGACAAATAATGGAATTCCAATCGCTTGAGTGCCTGCCCCGGCGTCGTGGCTCGATACCATTCAGAGAATATCTCATGAGGGTGTTGAGCAAAGCCTTTGTTTGTACTCATAGAGTTGAGCGGCCTGTTGTAGCTAGCCTCAGCCAGCAGCCTAACTGAGGGAGTATTTCATGAAGCGATTTCCGCTCCGTCCGCGATTGCTCGTCACCGTGTCGCTGGTGGCACTGCTTCTTCCAGGCTGTGCCAGCAAGTCCAATAACCTGAAAGCATTGACTCCGGAGCCCCGGTTCGGGGCTGCTTCCGAGGAAGCAGCCAAGGGCGGCCGATCCAAGAAGGAGAAGCAGGCATCCCCAGGTTCCCGGTACGACACGTTGTGGGAACGAATGTTCTCGCTGTACGCCTTGCCCAACGTGGAACATCGCGCCATAGACCGCGAAGTGTCGTGGTTCATCAACCATCCCGATTACCTAAAGCGTGCGCAGAGGCGTGCCGAACCCTTCCTATATACCATCGTTCGGCAGCTTGAGAAACAGAAGATGCCAGGAGAGTTGGCACTGTTGCCCATTGTCGAAAGCGCGTTCCAGCCGCATGCGGTTTCTCCTGCCAGGGCTGCAGGGATCTGGCAGTTCATCCCGGAAACGGGGCGTCGCTACGGCTTGAAGCGGAGCCGTTCGTACGACGGGCGCCGCGATGTTTATGCCTCGACGCGGGCGGCAATCAAATACCTCAAAAAACTCAACAACGATTTCAACGGCGACTGGCTTCTGGCCGTGGCGGCCTACAATTGCGGCGAAGGGGCGGTCGCCAAGGCGATACAACGAAACGAAGCGCGGAATTTGCCGACCGACTTCTGGTCGCTGGATTTGCCGGAGGAGACGAAGGCCTACGTGCCCCGGTTGCTGGCCGTCTCGAAGGTGTTCGCGAACGCGGACAAGTATGCCATCGATCTGCATTACATTCCGAACGAAGCCATTTTCAAGCCGGTGAAGGTGAGTTCACAATTGGATCTTGCGCTGGCGGCGGATGCCGCCGACATGAGTCTGGAGCAGATGCTCGAATTGAATCCCGGCTTCAAGCATCAGCATACCGATATCGAAGGTTCCTATCGTCTTTTCGTGCCTGCGGACAAGTCGCGGAAATTCAAGAAGGAGCTGGCCCGCCTGGCGATGGGGGGACAATTCGATGCCCGTCCCGAGGCATCTGGCGAGACCGGAAAGTTCGAATTCGGCCGACGCGAATCATCTGGCCCCTCTGCGGATGACGCTGCCGACCAGGCTTCTGCCCGGTCGGAGCGGAAGCCCGCGACCACCGGTGATGGGTCGGGTGATGCTTATCCGTCGAGCCGTTCGGAGCGGGCTTCGGCGAAGAGGTTGAATCGGGAGGACCGCTGGCAGGAGGTAGAGGTCGGGGAGCGGAATGGTTCACATGTCGTCGTCCGTCTCCGCGATGGGACCCGTCTCCGGGACGCTCCGATGCGGGAACATGAACGCGCAGACCAGACCGCCAAGGGAAAGCGCGGTCGCAATGAAGGCCCCAGCTTGTCCAACAAAGGAAAACACGGGGGGAAGGCTGACGACTGGAAAGTGATGGCAGATTCGGCTCGCTCGCGCTCTGAGCCGTCTCACGATGGGCAAGGCGGAGGAAGCAAGGAAAAACATGGTTTGCTTAGATTGTCCGACCAAAGGCATGGCAGCGGGATCAATGCGTCGCAATCCATTCGCCATACCGTCAAGCCAGGGGAAACGCTGTTTGCCATTTCCCAGCGGTTTGGGGTCAGCGTCGCGGATCTCCGAAAATGGAATGGGGTGAAGGAAAACAAGATCGAAGCAGGCAGGAACATCAAGGTTTCAGCCGGAAAGGATTAAAATGCTGCCACCATGGCGATGGCGGAGGCACGATACTCGTTGATCTTGCCAGCGGTTCTTGCAATTCGGCCCAAGCGGCCTCAAGTCAGGCGAGAAGATTGTTCTGATCGTCTGTATTCTCCGATCCCCAGCGGGATCGTTCCCATGCTAGTCAGTTTTCGCCTCGGCCGGGCCTTCCTGCTTGATAGGGATGTTTTTCGGCTGCCGGCCGTGTAACCTCGTTCAGTCTGAATCCTCTCAAGTTATTGGAGTTATCAACCTAGATGCCTATGCAAATCGATTCGTTGCTCGAAATCGTCGTGGCCGCGTTGGATGAAGGCAAAGGGCGCGACGTCAAAATCATCGACCTGCGCGGAAAAACGGCCATCGCCGATTTCTTCGTGATCGCGAGCGGCACTTCCGACCGTCACGTCAGATCCCTGGCGGGGGGTGTCGAAGCCAGTGCCAAAGCGCATGCGCTTCATCCCTTCGGGCTAGAGGGGGAGGATTCCGGCGAATGGGTGGTGGTGGACCTCGGGGATGTCGTCGTGCATGTGATGAAGCCGCCGGTACGCGAGTTTTACCAACTCGAAAAGCTCTGGGCCGAAACCTTTCCTGCCGCCGCCTGAGCGGCTTGGCTTCGGGGACGCCGCGTACCGGCTACTGCGGCGGCGTCTTCTTCTGTTTTTTCTTCGATTGAGTGCTGGCTTGGCCTTGCCGATAGCCTTCGGCGTAGGTCTCCGCCTGGTTTTCTTTGTACTTCTGATACAGATAGCCGCCGGCCAGCCCCGCTGCGGCCCCGATACCCGCCCCCATGGCGGCATTGCCCGCCAGCGCTCCGATGACTGCCCCGCCTCCGGCACCGATCAGCGTGCCGGACGTCATGCGCTGCTGGCTCGGCGTCATCCCGGCACATCCGGCCATTCCGGCGGCAAGAATCAAAGCCGCGAAGCTGCGGGGGAAGTTGGCTACAACGGGGATGGCGCGAATGTTCGCAGGATGGCCGGTCATGGTGAACCTCTCCTTTGCTCTTTGCCAGGTCATGGAGACGTGTTGCAGTTTATCAACTCGAGGCATGGGCATCTATGTGCCACGCGTGTCACGCGCCGACATAATGCAGTCCGTGATCTACCCAGCGGCCGAGCAGGGGCGCGACCAGTTCGGGGTGGCATTCGAGTAGCCGTTCGGCGTTCCGGGGGACCGTTTCGAGCAGGTCGGCGTCGCGGGCAAGGTCCGCGATCCGGAATCGGGCCAGCCCCGTCTGGCGGACGCCCAGAAACTCGCCTGGCCCCCGCAATTGGAGGTCTTTCTCGGCGATGACGAAACCATCCGAGGATTCCTTCAGGATTTTCAGCCTTTCTTTGCCGGTGGCGGAGAGCGGGGATTGATACAGGAGGATGCAGTAGGCCTCGCCCGGGCCGCGACCGACCCGTCCCCGAAGCTGGTGCAGCTGGGCGAGGCCCAGGCGCTCGGGATTCTCGATGATCATCAGGCCGGCATTGGGCACGTCTACGCCCACTTCGATCACCGTCGTCGCGACCAGGATGTCGGACTCGCCTGCCTTGAATTCCTGCATGACGAGATCCTTCTCGGAGGCTGACATACGGCCATGAAGCAGCCGGACGCGAAGGCCGGGGAGGGCCTCGGCGAGGCTGGCGGCGGTATTTTCGGCTGCCTCGCACTGCAGCGCTTCCGATTCCTCGATCAGGGTGCAGACCCAATAGGCTTGCCTGCCGCCGGCGATCCAGTTGCCGATGCGGTCGATGATTTCCGCTCGCCGCGTCGAAGGAATCACGCTGGTGACGACGGGTGTTCGTCCCGGCGGGAGTTCGTCGATGATCGAACAGTCCAGATCGGCGTAGCCTAGAATCGCCAGCGTGCGTGGAATCGGCGTCGCGGTCATGACCAATTGATGAGGCAGGACGGCGTCCGGATGGGCCTTGTCCCGCAGCGCCAGGCGCTGGTGGACCCCGAAGCGGTGCTGTTCGTCGATGATGATCAGGCCCAGCCTGTGGAACTCGACGGTCTGCTGGAACAGCGCATGAGTCCCGATGACCAGTGCCGCGTCGCCGGCCGCGACCGCCGACAAGGTGTCCCGTCGAGCCTGGCTCTTGAGCTTGCCGGTCAGCAGGGCAGTCGTGATGCCCGCGGGTTTCAACCAGGCGCTGAAGGTGCGGAAATGCTGTTCGGCCAGCAGCTCGGTGGGTGCCATGAGGGCGGTCTGCCAGCCGCTGGTCGCCGCCGCCAGCGCGGCATGGGCGGCGATGACCGTTTTGCCCGAGCCGACGTCGCCTTGCAGCAGGCGCATCATGGGGCGCCCGGCGCACAGATCGGACTCGATTTCCCGGATCACCCGCCGCTGCGCCGCGGTGAGCGCAAAGGGCAGGCCGGCACTGAAGGATTCCTTGAGTACGGAATTCGTCCGCAGCAAAGGGGCGGACCGCCGACGGATTTCCTGCCGAAATCGGCCCAGGCTCAAATGGTGAGCGAGCAGTTCCTCGTAGGCCAGGCGTCGGCGGGCCCGTTCCAGGATGTCGTGCCGGCTATCGACGGGGCGGTGCAAGCTGTGGACCGCATGCCACCAGGACATGGCATCGAGCACGGGTGACAGTTTCAGCGGGAACTCGACTGGATCGTCCGGGAACTGCCCGGCGATGCGCAGGGCTTGAGCCACGAGCCGCCGCAGGCTCTGCTGGCGCAAGCCGTCCGTGGTTGGGTAAACCGGGGTCAGCCCCGGTTCCAGGGGAGGGGAGGCGGTGCCGTTCAG from Methylococcus geothermalis encodes:
- the rpsR gene encoding 30S ribosomal protein S18 gives rise to the protein MVRQFKRRRYCRFTAEDVKEIDYKDLDMLREYISETGKIVPSRITGTSAKYQRQLATAIKRARFLALLPFCDAHEQ
- a CDS encoding YybS family protein, with protein sequence MKGRWQAVFVIAGFACLSFMIPLVGLLSSAAFGLVVLRQGPQSALTVLVPAAMAVAAFGGVVLGSVAAPLIYALLLWLPTALAAWVLRLSRRLEWALAAVVIPALVAVLAVYGLVSNPAEFWSEKLMPMVQPLLDQAPADFDADAARSGLRVAAHYATGFVSAGSALSVFMTLVLARWWQSLLYNPGGFRAEYLELRPSPAFAYVALACMGGAALFASSAVAELMWNLGLVFFMLYLMVGIAVIHALLSRRAGGKFWLAGVYLLLFVIPQVAIPVVLMGFTDVWMDWRHRRIAGA
- the rplI gene encoding 50S ribosomal protein L9, which gives rise to MDVILLEKVPNLGSLGDKVSVRPGYGRNFLIPKGKAVAATAAKLAEFEQRRAELEKKASDELAAALARAEAISQLSVSIAQKAGEEGKLYGSVGTKDIAEAVTAAGVAVERHEVRLPHGPIRLAGDYEITLHLHSDVNATLNLKVVAE
- the waaA gene encoding lipid IV(A) 3-deoxy-D-manno-octulosonic acid transferase → MRSVYTSLFYASLPLVLARLFWRSRANPGYRERVAERFAFYPGPRRPVDVWIHAVSVGEAEAAFSLIATIRRHLPASILVTTTTPTGSARLRKVLGDAVEHVYLPYDLPDGVGRFLDHFSPRLAVIMETEIWPNLFAACRGRGVPLVIANARLSERSARRYGHIRGTLKNLLAGVDIAAQTEDDARRFLAVGADSSAVTVTGNLKFDTELDASTREAGEALKKRVFQERLVWLAASTHPGEERAVLEAFASVRCRHPHLKLVIAPRHPERFEEVARLVATSGYRIARQTQAGEVMPGNFDVFLLDTLGDLMRFYVASDIAFVGGSLVDIGGHNVVEPALAETAIVFGQHTRNFKQICDDLAGGEAALRVHDAEALAAAVDRLAADAGLRAELRRRALAFVERNRGASERHWRLLAPHLRELSTSH
- a CDS encoding mannose-1-phosphate guanylyltransferase/mannose-6-phosphate isomerase, with product MTNVTIKPVILSGGVGSRLWPHSREAYPKQFLPLLGERTLFQETADRIGGIAEARFDIRSPLVVCNEQHRFLVAEQLRQMGYEEADILLEPCGRNTAPALTIAGLHVRERHGEECILAVMPADHHIADVEGFRAGLARALGVAGRGLIGTFGIVPDRAETGYGYIRKGRALDDDGIFELEAFVEKPDAETASRYLDSGDYLWNSGLFVLRAGVWLERIGLHRPDILEHCSAAYEKSCRDGNFLRVDRSDFLRCPADSIDYAVMEKLNGSGQAVVIPIDVGWCDLGSWASLSEVKPRDDNGNVVEGDVYARDTRNSLLYADSRFLAAIGVDDLLVVDTADAVLVAHKSKAQDIKQIAEHLKSANRPEHKIHRRVHRPWGTYESIDTGQRYQVKRITVTPGSALSLQMHHHRAEHWIVVRGTARVVRGEESFLLTENQSTYIPIGVHHRLENPGTIPLEIIEVQSGSYLGEDDIVRFQDQYHRTEER
- the ychF gene encoding redox-regulated ATPase YchF yields the protein MALHVGIVGLPNVGKSTLFNALTKAAIAAENYPFCTIDPNVGVVPVPDPRLEVLAGIVKPERVLPTTIEFVDIAGLVAGASKGEGLGNQFLAHIRETDAIAHVVRCFENDDVVHVAGKVDPLSDIEVIGMELILADMATVEKGLQRAQKAAKSGNKDEIERVRVLDLVIKGLNAGTPVRAMPLPPEDVALLRDLHLLTAKPTMYIANVQEGGFENNPLLDQVEAFARDEGAVVVPVCAAFEAELSQLEEEDKADFLAEIGFDEPGLNRVVRAAYRLLNLFTFFTAGVKEVRAWTIPAGATAPQAAGVIHTDFEKGFIRAEVIAYEDFVACNGEQGAKDAGKWRLEGKDYVMRDGDVVHFRFNV
- a CDS encoding class I SAM-dependent methyltransferase, which produces MSTNKGFAQHPHEIFSEWYRATTPGQALKRLEFHYLSSGLKLTYNQITLQVGCPGDMPPLEGCPAGISCLVTTGPKTAHRAPAPVIAAPNEIPFGAQSIDVIYIVHVLEFSGDPYWILKECERILKPQGELHVIALNPWNPKNLPRCIPLLLKKTEISLITPSRLIAWLRSLHLETSLVAGFSLTPECCLPNSGSLLNRSRARLATAYAVRAIKRRQRLIPATPCWSSIPELIGGGCSIETAFLALDEEAPQA
- a CDS encoding lytic transglycosylase, whose amino-acid sequence is MKRFPLRPRLLVTVSLVALLLPGCASKSNNLKALTPEPRFGAASEEAAKGGRSKKEKQASPGSRYDTLWERMFSLYALPNVEHRAIDREVSWFINHPDYLKRAQRRAEPFLYTIVRQLEKQKMPGELALLPIVESAFQPHAVSPARAAGIWQFIPETGRRYGLKRSRSYDGRRDVYASTRAAIKYLKKLNNDFNGDWLLAVAAYNCGEGAVAKAIQRNEARNLPTDFWSLDLPEETKAYVPRLLAVSKVFANADKYAIDLHYIPNEAIFKPVKVSSQLDLALAADAADMSLEQMLELNPGFKHQHTDIEGSYRLFVPADKSRKFKKELARLAMGGQFDARPEASGETGKFEFGRRESSGPSADDAADQASARSERKPATTGDGSGDAYPSSRSERASAKRLNREDRWQEVEVGERNGSHVVVRLRDGTRLRDAPMREHERADQTAKGKRGRNEGPSLSNKGKHGGKADDWKVMADSARSRSEPSHDGQGGGSKEKHGLLRLSDQRHGSGINASQSIRHTVKPGETLFAISQRFGVSVADLRKWNGVKENKIEAGRNIKVSAGKD
- the rsfS gene encoding ribosome silencing factor: MLEIVVAALDEGKGRDVKIIDLRGKTAIADFFVIASGTSDRHVRSLAGGVEASAKAHALHPFGLEGEDSGEWVVVDLGDVVVHVMKPPVREFYQLEKLWAETFPAAA
- a CDS encoding YMGG-like glycine zipper-containing protein; translated protein: MTGHPANIRAIPVVANFPRSFAALILAAGMAGCAGMTPSQQRMTSGTLIGAGGGAVIGALAGNAAMGAGIGAAAGLAGGYLYQKYKENQAETYAEGYRQGQASTQSKKKQKKTPPQ
- the recG gene encoding ATP-dependent DNA helicase RecG produces the protein MTKSRALGQVSLGSLQGAGEKTIARLNKLGIFSLQDLLLHLPIRYEDRTRLTPLGSLQPGQSALVEGEVELADVAGTTRRSLICRISDGTGFLNLRFFHFRPEQLRALSGTRRIRCFGEARLGAHGLEMVHPEYEGLNGTASPPLEPGLTPVYPTTDGLRQQSLRRLVAQALRIAGQFPDDPVEFPLKLSPVLDAMSWWHAVHSLHRPVDSRHDILERARRRLAYEELLAHHLSLGRFRQEIRRRSAPLLRTNSVLKESFSAGLPFALTAAQRRVIREIESDLCAGRPMMRLLQGDVGSGKTVIAAHAALAAATSGWQTALMAPTELLAEQHFRTFSAWLKPAGITTALLTGKLKSQARRDTLSAVAAGDAALVIGTHALFQQTVEFHRLGLIIIDEQHRFGVHQRLALRDKAHPDAVLPHQLVMTATPIPRTLAILGYADLDCSIIDELPPGRTPVVTSVIPSTRRAEIIDRIGNWIAGGRQAYWVCTLIEESEALQCEAAENTAASLAEALPGLRVRLLHGRMSASEKDLVMQEFKAGESDILVATTVIEVGVDVPNAGLMIIENPERLGLAQLHQLRGRVGRGPGEAYCILLYQSPLSATGKERLKILKESSDGFVIAEKDLQLRGPGEFLGVRQTGLARFRIADLARDADLLETVPRNAERLLECHPELVAPLLGRWVDHGLHYVGA